In Xyrauchen texanus isolate HMW12.3.18 chromosome 45, RBS_HiC_50CHRs, whole genome shotgun sequence, a single window of DNA contains:
- the rerg gene encoding ras-related and estrogen-regulated growth inhibitor, with protein MAKSPEVKLAVFGRAGVGKSALVVRFLTKRFIWEYDPTLESTYRHQANIDDETVSMEILDTAGQEDVLQKEGHMRWSDGFILVYDITDRGSFEDVAPLKVLLDEVKRPKHVPLVLLGNKADLEHGRQVATEEGERLAADMACAFYECSACTDQVGTGGGVAEAFYELCREIRRRRAIQGKTRRRSSTTHVKQAINKMLTKISS; from the exons ATGGCGAAGAGTCCGGAGGTGAAGCTGGCGGTGTTTGGCAGAGCTGGAGTGGGCAAGTCAG ctcTTGTGGTGCGATTCCTGACCAAGCGCTTCATATGGGAGTATGACCCCACACTCG AGTCCACGTATCGACATCAAGCTAATATTGACGATGAAACAGTCAGCATGGAGATTCTAGACACGGCTGGACAG GAGGATGTCCTGCAGAAGGAGGGTCACATGCGCTGGAGCGACGGCTTCATCCTGGTGTATGACATCACAGACCGCGGGAGCTTCGAGGATGTGGCTCCTCTCAAAGTTCTCCTGGACGAGGTGAAGAGACCCAAACACGTGCCGCTGGTGCTGCTGGGAAACAAGGCGGATCTGGAACACGGCCGTCAGGTCGCCACGGAGGAGGGCGAGAGGCTCGCGGCGGACATGGCCTGCGCGTTCTACGAGTGTTCGGCGTGCACGGATCAGGTGGGCACGGGTGGAGGCGTGGCCGAGGCGTTCTATGAGCTGTGTCGCGAGATTCGCCGTAGACGCGCCATACAGGGCAAAACTCGCCGCCGGAGCTCCACGACACACGTCAAACAAGCCATCAACAAGATGCTCACCAAGATCAGCAGCTAG